In Dryobates pubescens isolate bDryPub1 chromosome 12, bDryPub1.pri, whole genome shotgun sequence, one genomic interval encodes:
- the C12H3orf38 gene encoding uncharacterized protein C3orf38 homolog → MASPGLSEREKAGCREILEFLGMEELMALTDTITNRLVHPECRQEAIRAILVYSQSAEELLKRRKVCREIIFKYLAAQGIPVPPSSEKHLLIDHVKQYWSRQLTAGPSESEERKPKAKSHGERQKSRDDIHDLGEEFCQWFFELLNSQHPLGVKSEETWGPQHFWENAKMKFCYNTLEKNTEEYVGAEIVSLRLLSLVKEEYLLFNPNLHANGLKCVMSQHGLVLVAVAGTVHRDNVCLGIFEQIFGLISCPFRENTWKIKVVSLKIVGQNALEPGMQIEKPSIKYKSSQLQEFYDGKELTVFEPQKF, encoded by the exons ATGGCGTCGCCGGGACTGAGCGAGCGGGAGAAAGCCGGGTGTCGCGAAATCCTGGAGTTTCTCGGGATGGAGGAGCTGATGGCGCTGACGGACACCATCACCAACCGCCTTGTGCACCCGGAGTGTCGCCAAG AAGCCATTCGTGCTATTTTGGTTTACAGCCAAAGTGCTGAGGAACTTTTGAAACGCAGGAAAGTCTGTCGAGAAATAATTTTTAAGTATTTAGCAGCACAAGGAATTCCAGTGCCTCCTTCCTCTGAGAAACATCTGCTTATTGATCATGTGAAGCAGTACTGGAGTAGGCAGCTGACTGCGGGACCCTCAGAGTCAGAGGAGAGAAAACCAAAGGCAAAG AGTCATGGAGAGAGGCAGAAGTCACGAGATGATATTCATGATCTAGGAGAAGAATTCTGTCAGTGGTTCTTTGAACTCCTCAATTCTCAACATCCTTTGGGAGTAAAATCTGAAGAAACATGGGGGCCACAGCATTTTTGGGAGAATGCCAAAATGAAGTTCTGTTACAACACATTAGAAAAAAACACGGAAGAATATGTTGGTGCAGAAATAGTGAGCCTTCGTCTGCTCTCATTGGTTAAAGAAGAATACCTTCTATTCAACCCTAATTTGCATGCCAATGGACTGAAATGCGTCATGTCTCAACATGGGTTAGTACTGGTAGCAGTAGCTGGCACAGTACATAGAGACAACGTTTGTTTGGGCATCTTTGAACAAATTTTTGGACTCATTAGCTGTCCCTTTAGGGAAAATACCTGGAAAATAAAAGTTGTGAGTCTTAAAATAGTTGGGCAGAATGCTCTGGAACCTGGGATGCAAATTGAAAAACCCTCCATAAAATACAAATCAAGTCAACTGCAAGAGTTTTATGATGGGAAAGAACTGACTGTGTTTGAACCTCAGAAATTCTGA